In the genome of Trypanosoma brucei gambiense DAL972 chromosome 11, complete sequence, the window CCTCTACAGGATGCGAACACAAAGCGAGCATCCCCCAGGTGCTCAGAGGGACTAGTACACAGTTGACAGTCCTGAGAGTAACTGTGGTTATTTTGGCACGCAGCGGCACTTAATCTACACCGTTACTCTCCTACCGACAGCGTTGTTTCCTTCCGTCTCGTTTCCATTACATCACATGCAGGCAGCTTGATGCAAAGAAGATGATCTGCACCGCCCATGCACTGGGGACGTGAGTAAGAAAATATATCGTGGGGTATGAGTAGGTACTTTTATTCCCTGCGTGGCCTTGTTTGCTTGTGAAACGGTTGTGGTGAATAAGGATCATGCCACAACGCTGTGTTATAAACGGTGTGGTGTAGTGCTAGAGCTTACCTTGCAGTGGTGGGAAAACTGTAGAGTGATTGGGGAGTGATTTATGTGCTGTCAGGTACAATAACGCCGGTCGCGGCGTCCTTGAAGCCTGAAGCAACGCCGTTCCTGTTGTTGGTACCGGCGGAAGTCGTCACCTCTCAGTTTCTCCACTTTGGTTCTTCATAATCACATCTACGTATGCTCAAGTGCTACTAACTCATGATAAATCAAACAGGCTTCGCAAGCGCCTTAGCCTCGCGCACAGCGTTGCGGCACTCCGCGTTACGCATGATCCCGGTTCGTCGCGATTGTTTTACCCTTTTCtcctgccgccgctgcttcaGTTTTTCGCGGGCACGAGCACCGCGTGTGAACTTAGAGGAGGTTCGCTTCGACAAACAATCCGCACGGTACGCCGGTACGGTATTTGGAGTGCCTACCGACGCGGTGGTTTTCTACGCGAAAGTTGGAGCCGCTGTGGTCGGGGTTTTAATAGTGTTCTGTATTTTTGTCAAAGGCTACGGTATACTTGCTCGTCTCAACCTTGGTACTGTTGCGCGGTTGGGGTTCACGTCTGGGTTTCTTTCCTGTATGGTGCTGAATGCAGTTTTCATTGGAATAGCTAGACGGTTTCGCATCAGCCCAAACGCTGTGTACAATCAGTCCATCGCCATCGTCATGCAAAATGAGAAGGTCGTTCAGCATCTCGGCCCCCATCCACGAACAGGAGATTTTAAGGCGTACTGTCAAACCGGTGGCTTCCGATTGCCGCTAATCCGGCGCATTCGTAGCGGCTCGTATGAGCTGTCAGACCTCCTTGGATtgaagccacagaagttgcaaATGATGTTTGTTCTTCGAAACCAAGCAAATGGCGGTGAGGGTTTTGTTACATGTGAAGTGCGGCGGGAGACAACGGGCTTTCTAAGCTCAGCGAACACGTTCAGGTCACTCGCAGTGACGTTAACGGACCCGTCGCGCTCATCAGCGCGAACGATCGTATTAATTGGAAAGCCTGAGGACGTTGTGTATCGTGGGTTAATGAACCTGTAGAGGCGGGGAACAGTTCGTTTATGGTGCATGTGACTGTGCACCGCATTCGTGTACGTTAAAGGCGGAAGCAATTTTACCGGAGGTGGGAACAGAATCTGCTGTCGAGATGAGATCATCGAACGGGAGAGAGCATCAAAAAAATGTTTGGCAACTTTATTTCCCAGCTTATGAGAAACACTTGTTTGATTATGAGGTGTGTAAcgcttttgtttccactttgCCTGTATTTTCAATCCTGCTGTGCAACATTCGACGTGCACGACCGTAGAGGCACAGAGTAAGGGAGAAAGGATCTAGGGAGGGGAAGATAGGGCGCCCCCTCCCGTGCTTACATCGTGTGCGTTAAAACCAGCCACCGAGGTGGCAAAGGACCGCCTAACGGCAATTATTACATGATTCGATTGTTACGGCGGTCACGTTTGGCATTGTCATCTTGAGTGTAGTGTGTTCCATGTAGTTCCTCGTGCGTTACCGCACGGATGCAAACACACGAGTATCCGCATGGACGTGCTCTTCCCTTCATGTGTTGGCATCGCCGTGCAGCATGCACCGCATGCAGGacactttttccctttcacctTTGCTTTGCCACTGATAGTTATAGACCCGTTCCCCAGTGCAGGGTCCCACTGCATGATAAAACGAAGACAACACACAGATGTGTGCTACTACTCCCATGATCGGACAGGCATGAATAGGCTTCATCCACTGCAGCTTCTGTTGGCTTACGAGGAGACTCGCTGTCCGTACGACCTGccgggggaaaaggaaagaagacgCCTTGTTGGTTATCCTTCATGGACGGAGGCGGCACTCACTGCCTGGTCGCGCCAATCAGTCAAATACAGCGTGGCTGGGGAGGTAGAAAAGAGGTGTGAGGGGAGCAAATCACCGGTGTTGTTGATGGATGGGGGAGCGGAGCAACCGGAGCCTGTGGCCAAAGGTGCAGTGAGTACACCTACGAGCGGGGAAGCTGAAAAGGCAATAAGGATTACTGAAGCGCCCCTATTGGTGAGGCTGGTGGCACGCGAAGTTGTGGCGGCATCCCGCCTTATTGACGACTCGGCGACAAGTGAGGACGCAATGGGTAGCCAAGTTGATGGTGTGTTTACTTCTCATTGCAAACCGGTACGCTCAACTGAGTCTCATGCGCTTGAAAATCGAAGTGCCAACCCTGCACGGGAGTTGCTCAGAGTGAAACAACCGGCGACACGAGACATTGGGGTTGGCAGTGACATATGTGATCCCGGTAAAGGCCCtgctgaggaacgggaaAGTTCCGGTCAAACGCGGCAAAGTGCCGTAGAGGACATCATGGTGGCACAAGGGAATCAAGTGGGTGATCTTCTTTCAAACACCGTGGAACGTCTCTACGCAAAGCTACAGGGGACCGCGCTAAAGGTCGTTGCCATTGATGACCTAAATCGACAATTAACCGAGAAGTTTGAATCCTTAAAACCGAGGGACCATGTGGAGGATAAGACTGAACTCAGCATATATCTGTATTCTCTTCGTCGTCAGGTAGAAAACCTGAAAAGGGAATGGGATGTCCATAAAACTGCGCTGGAGGCATCGGAGCAGCGGCTACgaggaaacaaaacggaTCCTTCAGAGCGGACGGTTCGGGTGCAAATTGTGAAAGACTACGAAACGCCCCCGGTTCCTTACAAAAAGGGACCGTTCAGGCCGCTTGTTATACCGGCAGtcggaaaggaaggggaaaagaagagctcAGCCTCATATTCAGATAACTCCGAGTGGACCAGTGAGTCTTCAAGCTCGGTGCCCGCCTCGTCGCGCAGTGTTGTGTCGTCTTCTTCGTACACATCGACTTCCTCTCAACCAACGCCGACGTCTTCGTCTACAGACCACTCTTCCTCGTTTTCCACACTGAATTCGTCACCTTCTCGGCGAACGTCTTCGGTTAGCTTCTCATCGGAAGAAATCGACTCTGGAAGTACTCTTAGTTAGTTGCCATGAGATTTCCCCGCGATGGAAGCAATATAGACGTATCCGGATAGAATCAAACATAGAACACTAGAAACACCTCAGTTTTGTAGGTGTGTCGCTATTTCCaccgtattttttttgttggttgttTGATCATTTAGTTTGGCTAGTACAAGCTGCTACACCCTGCCGCAAAGGAATGGGGTAAGTGACATGTTCTCTCCCCACAGGTAAATTAACTGTTTCTCATTTATGTCGTTCATAATTCGTCCGTTCGTTTCCCTTTGCGATTTTCTCGGTACTTAGAAACGAAAGCAACCACACAGTAACACCGGGACGAAACCTGTCATTAATAGGCAACGGAATGTGACATTCGGTGAGGagttgtgtgtggggggggggggacgtCTCTCGTTGGAGAACACTTGGCACGGGAGCATAAAGTTTCAATGGGTGTAGTGGAACTGACTGGTGAAGCGGTTGTTGTGACCGAAGACGCTGGGGTGGGGCGGGGTGGCGGCGCTCTGCGAGGCGagtggaagagaaaagaaggaacccTACACATTTAAGtcatggggggggggtgcgTTTCCCAGCGGATGCACAAAACTTTCATAGGCTTAGGACGTGCGCCTGCCTGGTTCATGTCGCACTGGAGTTATGGTCGATTTGTATGTGCGTGCAATTGGCGGCGGAAACGGGCGCCTAAACATTTacatcccccctttttttttttgaacccTCACGATTGTTGGCTACTTAGTGCCGTTTCATTGCCATTTGTTGGGGTGACTGTAACGCAACTAATCTTAATTCACTGCATGTCTTTTTTGTCGTCAACGCATGGAACCATTGGTTTCTGTATTGTAACAAGACGGCTGCAATTGTGTAAGGGCCTGTTTATACCCTCTTCTAACATATGTCAGCTTTATTGTTCATGCGCATCTTCTTAACCGTTCCCAGTGGattggtttcttttccgaAAACCTTTCTCATCGCTTCACTGACGTTTGATACTATGCACATCATCTCTTTCGCACACATACATGAATCTCGTTCCGTGGGTACCCAGTGTTCAGCTAAACACGTAATCGTTCCTCTTACCGTCACTGTGGTGTCCGtttatttttggtgtttGGAGCCCTCTCTTGcattttgttgtgtgtgggtgGTGGGTGGGATTTCTATCgctttttccctttgttgtttatttcccCTGAGGCTGCTTTCTCGCAAAGATATAACGTGAGGGGGGTTTGCCATCgagtaataaaaataaaaggtaGAAAAGCcggcaaagagaaaaaggcgAAAGGTAGGACACGGCTACCAGTTCATCCAAGGCTAAGTTTTCCGGGTTTCGGTTTGTTCTGGTACTAAATTGGGTTGACGGCTTCGATAAATTCCGTATCTAGAAGtcggtgaaaaaaaaaaggaataattaTCACCTGGCGAGTGAGTGATTTTTACTTGCTTTGTGGgacaaagcaaagaaaaaggtggaacTAATACTTGTGGAGTAATTAGAAGTGTTAGTTGAGTGAGCCACAACGATTTAGACGGGTACGTGTGCCAAGGGGAAGGGATAATAGAAGGACTGAGGGTAAAGCAataagaggaagaaagaagtgttgttttgctgtttttttttttttttacaatggCGAAAGGAAGCGattatgatgccgtagcgtACGAGCCAATGCCGAGGGAAGGGTTCGATGCTGGCGATGAGGGACCTTTGGTCGGTAACCATGATCCGGGATTTCTGTTCGATGACCAGGCGGATGGCGCCCACAGCACTCAGCTTACCTATATTGCGCCATCAGTCAAGAAGCCGGTATATGCACTGGGTATCACACTACTTTTTCTTCTGGTTGCTGTGGTTTTAACCGTCATTCTGCAACCCACGTTTCTCTACGGCGAAACCTGCGTTACACCCTTTGGTACCATTATTGGTGTGCACAATGGCGTTTTCGCGTATAGCAACTGCCGAAGGGATCACATCTCCACCCAAAAAAATAGCATCAAAGGTGAAGGCTCCATGGAGACTGGCATGGAATGGCAGTGCTTTGAGTACGTGAAACGCTATTGGATCATGCGTGGAGTTCCTCAGCCTGTTATTTTACCCACTGCAAGAAAGTCCAGTGAACTTTGGTCGTTCACACAAGCAACCTTTAAAAACGGCTCAAAGGTGCAACTGGAACGGCACGACAATGGGGGGTCCCAACCACTAGTTGGTGACCTTTTGGTATATCGCGAGCAACCCGCCCTGTTGCCGGTTGGTCATGTCGCCGTTATTGTGCGCGTGGGGAAGACACATGTTTGGGTGGCCGAACAGAACTGGTTTAACAAACAATGGCACCCGCCGTTCCACAACTTTTCACGCACCATCAAGATGCATCACAATGCAGAAAGCCAAACCTACGAGTTGGAGGACATGGCGGGTACAACTATCAAGGGCTGGATGCGGTACAAGACGTAGTAGGGTAGTTACGGGGCGTTGAAAGTGGCGCCGCGGTATCGACATTCTCAGATAGGGCatattttgtgcttttttcctcctgGTTGGactccttttatttccttcttgttcTCCCTTACACAGCGGCAGAAATGAAGGATGTTGGAAGGGGAAAGTATGCACCCCATCTCCAACCAGCTGTATCAACTTTGCTTGAACAACCGTTCAGCTCGGCGCGAAGACGCGCTGGTGCTTCACGGTTAACTTGTCCCTTTTGTCTTCTtcggaggggggaagggacCCTTTTCAGTAGTGAATCCGAACAAACAACCCCGACGGGAGTaaatccttcttttttacaccaCTCCTTGCGCGTTTCCTTCTCATCTCGGTTTCGGTTGCGATCTTTTTGTCTCCTATACTGTGCGTTAAGAGTGTTTGTGGACTATTGGACCATATAGTGGGTTTGCGTCTTCCCCTCTTGCCCCATTCATGCGCATTCACGCTCTTGAATACTTTATGGAAgcaggaaagggaaaaagtgaaattATGACGGAACAGCGAGTGCCTGCCTGCGGGTGCACGCGCGTGGCGCCACCTCCACCACTGGATTGAGCCGCGACTTCCATCGATGGATTGCGCTACAGAATTGATGGAAATGGAGCTATGCAGAGTACTGTAGCGTTGTGTGCCGCACCAAGATTGTGGAGCATGTCTTTGCTGCTCTACAACCTAAGTCTTGCGGAGCTTACTAGGCCCTTCCATCCATTGGCGTGTGCGTGTTGTGCTACAGTGCGTGTGGGATTGAGACAAGGTGTGCCGAATGATATGTTTTGCTTCCATTCTTTTGCTGTGCAATCGAGGAGTCATTCATGGCTGCGGACATTAACATCTGATGGTGATGGCGCTGCGATTATTTCGGTTCCCCACATTTCGCTGATTTAATGTAAATAGTCGGCAAAGTGCACCCATTCAAATTTCTTTCACTCCAGTaccactctttttttgtcggtTCTTGTGCCGTTTGGtagcattcttttttttaaaaaaagagagaaggaaagtgagggCAAGGGATGACCTTACTCTCCCATGTAGTGGTTCTTTgttccctcctcttcgtGCTGTCTGGTTGCGGGAGGGGGGTGCCTTTTTGTTACACGTATGAGCTAGACCGCAAGGTGAAACCGGTAGAAACTTGGACCGGACAAATGCTAACAATGGCGCAGCAAGCGCACGAGAGGGTGAAGGGAATGCGTCACTCAATTTCTTCCGTCGCCGCGGCTGTACACAAATACGCATGGATTGTCAAGAACACAACAGAAGGGGATGCAATTTACGTAGACACCGCGACTCGACAACTGTCCAGAGCCTCGGATGC includes:
- a CDS encoding glutathionylspermidine synthetase, putative, whose product is MAKGSDYDAVAYEPMPREGFDAGDEGPLVGNHDPGFLFDDQADGAHSTQLTYIAPSVKKPVYALGITLLFLLVAVVLTVILQPTFLYGETCVTPFGTIIGVHNGVFAYSNCRRDHISTQKNSIKGEGSMETGMEWQCFEYVKRYWIMRGVPQPVILPTARKSSELWSFTQATFKNGSKVQLERHDNGGSQPLVGDLLVYREQPALLPVGHVAVIVRVGKTHVWVAEQNWFNKQWHPPFHNFSRTIKMHHNAESQTYELEDMAGTTIKGWMRYKT